A DNA window from Vigna angularis cultivar LongXiaoDou No.4 chromosome 1, ASM1680809v1, whole genome shotgun sequence contains the following coding sequences:
- the LOC108329302 gene encoding phenylacetaldehyde oxime monooxygenase CYP71AN24: MSSKFNALPVLTLHLHQHPWHVAAPFLASPLSQAWPSHVATAGAGPLLPRETTSAVKLRGYEIPAKTRVMLNAWAIQRDPELWERPDEFLPDRFEKRDVDFKGQDLYIPFGGGRRGCPGITFGISVAEYALANLLYWFDWKVAKTDATVQGIDMNERYGITVNKKVPLLLQPIPF; this comes from the exons ATGTCGTCAAAGTTCAACGCTCTCCCTGTCCTTACTTTGCATCTTCATCAGCATC CTTGGCACGTTGCCGCACCGTTCCTTGCAAGCCCTCTCTCACAAGCATGGCCCTCTCATGTTGCTACAGCTGGGGCAGGTCCTCTTCTTCCTAGGGAGACAACCTCTGCTGTGAAACTAAGAGGGTACGAGATTCCAGCCAAGACAAGAGTAATGTTGAACGCATGGGCCATACAGAGAGACCCTGAACTTTGGGAAAGACCAGATGAGTTCCTTCCTGATAGATTTGAAAAGAGGGACGTAGATTTCAAAGGACAAGATTTGTATATTCCATTCGGTGGCGGAAGAAGGGGATGCCCTGGAATTACATTTGGGATCAGTGTAGCTGAGTATGCTCTTGCTAATCTTCTTTATTGGTTCGATTGGAAAGTGGCTAAAACTGATGCAACTGTGCAAGGTATTGACATGAACGAGAGATATGGAATCACTGTCAACAAGAAGGTTCCACTTCTCCTTCAACCAATACCCTTTTAG
- the LOC108338702 gene encoding phenylacetaldehyde oxime monooxygenase CYP71AN24, with protein MALKQWPHEQMERVFSSTFYLSLSFFISVLLFFKLARRSKPKTNLNLPPSPPKLPFIGNLHQFGTLPHRALRDLSLKYGDIMMLQLGQMQTPTLVVSSVDLFAEIIKTHDLAFSDRPQNTAANILLYGCTDFAFALYGENWRQKRKICVLELLSTKKVQSFGAIREEEVAQLVKKLREASKSDENVVNLSEMVMSTSNNIACKCALGRKFAGDGYTRVKELAREVMIHLTAFTVRDYFPWLGWVDVVTGKIQKYKATAEALDSLFDEVIAEEMSVKREGEHSKNKVFLDVLLQLHKDNTLSVDLAKNDIKAILTDMFVGGTDTTSSAIEWTMSELLRNPVIMKKVQEEVRAVVGDKSNVEESDIKKMHYLKCVIKESLRIHPPTPLLAPRVTISAVKLKGYDIPAKTTVYINSWAMQRDPKFWESPEEFMPERFENIEVDFKGQEDFQFIPFGFGRRGCPGINFANASMEYMLANLLYWFDWKLPETDSQDIDMTEIFGLVVAKKVPLHVKPTTFSF; from the exons ATGGCTCTTAAACAATGGCCTCATGAGCAAATGGAAAGAGTATTCTCTTCTACCTTCtatctttctctttccttcttcATCAGTGTTCTGTTATTCTTTAAGCTCGCAAGAAGATCCAAACCCAAAACCAATCTGAATCTGCCACCATCTCCACCAAAGCTCCCATTCATAGGCAATCTGCATCAGTTTGGGACACTGCCACATCGAGCTCTTCGAGATCTCTCTCTAAAATATGGAGACATAATGATGTTGCAGTTGGGACAGATGCAAACTCCAACCCTCGTCGTTTCATCTGTAGATTTGTTCGCCGAAATAATCAAAACACATGACCTAGCCTTTTCGGACCGACCCCAAAACACTGCTGCAAATATCTTACTCTATGGATGCACAGACTTTGCTTTTGCACTCTATGGAGAAAACTGGagacagaaaagaaaaatatgtgtGCTTGAACTTCTGAGCACGAAAAAGGTGCAATCATTTGGAGCAATCAGGGAAGAAGAAGTTGCGCAGTTGGTGAAGAAGCTACGTGAAGCTAGCAAGAGTGATGAAAACGTTGTGAATCTAAGTGAGATGGTCATGTCAACATCAAATAATATTGCGTGCAAATGTGCTCTTGGGAGGAAGTTTGCAGGAGATGGTTACACGAGAGTGAAAGAGTTAGCAAGGGAAGTGATGATTCATCTCACAGCTTTCACAGTGAGAGATTACTTTCCttggttgggttgggttgaTGTTGTTACTGGAAAAATTCAGAAATACAAAGCCACTGCTGAAGCACTGGATAGTTTATTTGATGAGGTAATTGCAGAAGAGATGAGCGTCAAAAGGGAAGGTGAACACTCCAAAAACAAAGTCTTCTTGGACGTCCTCCTCCAACTTCATAAGGATAACACGCTCAGCGTCGACCTCGCCAAAAATGACATCAAAGCAATTTTAACG GACATGTTTGTGGGAGGCACTGACACAACTTCATCGGCGATAGAATGGACCATGTCTGAGCTTTTAAGAAATCCAGTGATAATGAAAAAAGTACAAGAAGAAGTGAGAGCAGTTGTAGGTGATAAATCAAATGTAGAAGAAAGTGACATTAAGAAAATGCACTACTTAAAGTGCGTGATAAAAGAATCTCTAAGAATACACCCTCCAACTCCTCTTTTGGCTCCTCGAGTAACGATTTCTGCTGTAAAACTGAAAGGATATGATATTCCGGCAAAAACAACGGTATATATCAACTCATGGGCAATGCAAAGGGATCCCAAATTCTGGGAAAGTCCTGAAGAGTTCATGCCAGAGAGATTTGAAAATATTGAAGTTGATTTTAAAGGTCAAGAAGACTTTCAGTTTATTCCGTTTGGTTTTGGGAGAAGAGGATGTCCTGGAATTAACTTTGCCAATGCTTCTATGGAGTATATGCTTGCTAATCTTCTTTATTGGTTTGATTGGAAGCTGCCAGAAACTGATTCACAAGACATAGATATGACCGAAATATTTGGACTTGTTGTCGCAAAGAAAGTACCACTTCACGTTAAACCAACGACCTTTTCATTCTAA